Within Candidatus Binatia bacterium, the genomic segment GGCCCTTGCGGCGATCTATGATGGTGGCTCTCGCGGCGACGCGGCACGGCTTGGTGGCGTCGGCCTTCAGATCGTGCGGGACTGGGTGGTGCGGTTCAACGCCGATGGGCCGGCCGGGCTGCTGGACCGCAAGCCGCCAGGACCATCGCGACGGTTGAGCGAGGCGCAGCGCCAGGCGCTTGGCGCCATGGTGGAGAGCGGCCCCGATCCGGCGGTGCATGGCGTGGTGCGCTGGCGGCTGGTCGATCTGGCACAGTGGCTGTGGGAGGAGTTCCGCGTCTCGATCAGCGAGGACACCGTCGGGCGCGAGTTGCACGCGCTCGGCTATCGCAAGCTCACAGCCAGGCCCCGGCATCATGCACAGGACCGGGCAACCTTGGAGACATTCAAAAAAAATTCCCCGCCGCGCTGGCGGAGGTCGCGCAGGGCGTCGCTGCCGGCAAGCGCATAGAGGTCTGGTTCCAAGACGAAGCCAGAGTGGGCCAGAAGAACGGCATCACTCGACGCTGGGCGCGGCGCGGCAGCCGTCCCTCTGCACCGCACGACCAGCGCACCGCTTCGGCCTATCTGTTCGGCGCGATCTGCCCCAGCGAGGGCAAGGGCGCTGCCCTCGTCCTGCCCCACTGCAATACCGAGGCGATGGGCCTGCATCTCGCCGAAGTCGCGGCCGCCGTTGCTGCCGACGCCCACGCCGTCGTCCTGCTCGACCAGGCTGGCTGGCATATGGCGTGCGATCTCAAGATACCACCAAACATCACGCTGATGCCGCTTCCGCCGCGCGCACCGGAGCTCAATCCGGTCGAGAACGTCTGGCAGTTCATGCGCGAAAACTGGCTCTCCAACCGCGTCTTCGCGTCATACGACGACATCATCGACCATTGCTGCTTCGCTTGGAACAAGCTCACCGATCAGCCGTGGCGCATCATGTCCATCGGATTGCGAGATTGGGCCGATAGGTTCTGATCAATGCGGATTGTTGGGGTGGACGGCCCAACGGCATCTCGTGCCAAAGTTGAGTTGTCATACACCAACCAAGGACCGTCCAGATGAAGTATAAGCGCATCGCGATTGATACGTCCAAGCACGTGTTCACGCTTCATGGCGTCGATGAGCAGGAACGCCCGGTGCTGCGGCGCGAGCTCAGACGCGGCCAGGTGGAAGCCTTCTTTGGCAAACAGGATGCAACAGAGGTGGTATTGGAGGCTTGCGGAGGCTCGCATCATTGGGGCCGCTTGTTCAGCCGACTGGGTCACCGCGTTCGCCTGATCCCGCCGCAATACGTCAAGCCCTTCGTCAAACGGGCCAAGAATGACCGCAACGATGCCGAGGCAATCAGCGAGGCGGCGTCACGTCCCTGCATGCGCTCGGTTGTGGTCAAGACCGTCGACCAGCAGGCC encodes:
- a CDS encoding IS630 family transposase (programmed frameshift), translating into MAAPVTLRQDFTAADLRLHARRSRDANQARRLLALAAIYDGGSRGDAARLGGVGLQIVRDWVVRFNADGPAGLLDRKPPGPSRRLSEAQRQALGAMVESGPDPAVHGVVRWRLVDLAQWLWEEFRVSISEDTVGRELHALGYRKLTARPRHHAQDRATLETFKKKFPAALAEVAQGVAAGKRIEVWFQDEARVGQKNGITRRWARRGSRPSAPHDQRTASAYLFGAICPSEGKGAALVLPHCNTEAMGLHLAEVAAAVAADAHAVVLLDQAGWHMACDLKIPPNITLMPLPPRAPELNPVENVWQFMRENWLSNRVFASYDDIIDHCCFAWNKLTDQPWRIMSIGLRDWADRF